A single genomic interval of Candidatus Eisenbacteria bacterium harbors:
- the pal gene encoding peptidoglycan-associated lipoprotein Pal — MLRKRILYVALIVAALALLLSLGCAKKKITPTGELSSAPAPTRAPAEEVTQPEVTAQEAQARVEEELAAELVAAASKLRDVFFAFDDYSLSEEARGVLASDGKVIAQTPKLRIAIEGHCDERGTIEYNLALGEKRAMSAKNYLVNYGIDPSRISTVSYGKERPFDSGHDEGAWAKNRRAHVIVQK; from the coding sequence TTGCTAAGAAAGAGAATCCTTTATGTCGCTCTTATTGTCGCGGCCCTGGCGTTGCTGCTGTCCTTGGGTTGCGCCAAGAAGAAGATAACTCCGACGGGAGAGCTTTCCAGCGCTCCAGCGCCGACGCGGGCCCCCGCGGAAGAGGTGACACAACCTGAGGTCACGGCACAGGAGGCTCAGGCACGCGTGGAGGAAGAACTCGCGGCTGAACTCGTCGCTGCCGCCTCGAAGCTCAGGGACGTCTTCTTCGCGTTCGACGACTACTCGCTCAGCGAAGAGGCCAGAGGGGTCCTTGCGAGCGACGGAAAAGTCATAGCGCAAACCCCCAAGCTCAGGATAGCGATCGAGGGGCACTGCGACGAGAGGGGCACGATCGAGTACAACCTCGCGCTCGGCGAGAAGCGAGCCATGAGCGCAAAGAACTACCTGGTGAACTACGGAATCGACCCTTCTCGGATTTCGACTGTCAGTTACGGAAAGGAGCGCCCGTTTGATTCCGGGCACGACGAAGGAGCCTGGGCGAAGAACAGACGCGCTCACGTCATCGTCCAGAAGTAG
- a CDS encoding pitrilysin family protein encodes MFKPGSLSSLECFSVSKSALSGRSVLAVRSRKLLHSDLARLMVIAALAVIVFAISPFYCVAKSVDLAVQRDSLENGLQILLLREPTVPAVSYYTCYRVGSRNERPGITGISHFVEHMMFNGAKRYGPKEFDEILESNGGTSNAYTTNDVTFYFEDVPSDKIELAVDLDSDRMENLAFAPSSVDAELGVVREERRVSTDNDVAGEMEEELYAAAFKASPYQWPVVGWMGDLMRITRQDAVEYFKSYYAPNNATIVVVGDFDPKETLSLIRRYYANIPPGPPVQEPVDSEEEQIGERRIRVEKEAQLPAVMVGYHVSSVESQDAFTLDVLQAILTKGESSRLYRRLVDEEQMALSVSASYNWSIDPGLFYFHVEMKPERRPEEAEAVLYEELLRLCKEPVSERELKKAKNLLKAGLFRWLKTNNGKADAIGVFEVVFGDWRELGAATDIYEAINAKDVQRVAEKYFGEKNRTVVTLVPAA; translated from the coding sequence ATGTTCAAACCGGGGAGCCTTTCCAGCCTGGAGTGTTTTTCCGTCTCAAAGAGTGCCCTTTCCGGAAGGAGTGTTCTTGCCGTTCGGTCGAGGAAGCTTCTACATTCCGACCTCGCTCGGTTGATGGTGATCGCCGCTCTTGCAGTCATCGTCTTCGCGATCTCACCGTTTTACTGCGTGGCAAAGAGCGTCGACCTTGCCGTCCAGCGGGATAGTCTGGAGAACGGGCTTCAGATTCTGCTCTTGAGAGAGCCGACCGTGCCTGCGGTCAGCTACTACACCTGCTACAGGGTTGGTTCGCGAAACGAGAGGCCCGGCATCACGGGTATCTCGCACTTCGTGGAACACATGATGTTCAACGGCGCAAAGCGCTACGGTCCCAAGGAATTCGACGAGATTCTCGAGTCAAACGGCGGTACGTCCAACGCGTACACGACGAACGACGTGACCTTCTACTTCGAGGACGTTCCGAGCGATAAGATAGAGCTCGCCGTTGATCTCGACTCGGACAGAATGGAGAATCTTGCGTTCGCACCCTCTTCTGTTGACGCCGAGCTCGGCGTTGTCAGGGAAGAACGGCGGGTGAGCACGGACAACGACGTGGCCGGCGAGATGGAGGAAGAACTGTACGCCGCCGCATTCAAGGCAAGTCCCTATCAATGGCCCGTAGTAGGCTGGATGGGAGACTTGATGAGAATCACCAGGCAGGATGCAGTCGAGTACTTCAAGTCTTACTATGCGCCGAACAATGCGACAATAGTCGTCGTGGGCGACTTTGATCCGAAGGAGACGCTCTCCCTGATAAGAAGATACTATGCCAATATTCCGCCGGGGCCTCCCGTCCAAGAGCCGGTGGATTCCGAGGAAGAACAGATCGGGGAGAGGCGCATAAGAGTGGAGAAGGAGGCCCAACTGCCTGCCGTGATGGTCGGGTATCACGTTTCGTCCGTTGAGAGTCAGGACGCGTTTACGCTCGATGTTCTCCAGGCGATCCTGACCAAGGGGGAGAGTTCCAGGCTTTACAGGAGACTTGTGGATGAGGAACAGATGGCTCTCTCCGTGAGCGCCTCGTATAACTGGTCGATAGATCCGGGGCTTTTCTATTTCCACGTGGAAATGAAACCCGAACGCAGGCCGGAGGAGGCGGAGGCGGTTCTGTACGAGGAATTGCTGAGGCTCTGCAAGGAACCCGTGAGCGAAAGGGAATTGAAGAAAGCGAAGAACTTGTTGAAGGCCGGTCTCTTCAGATGGCTCAAGACAAACAACGGCAAGGCCGACGCAATTGGCGTCTTCGAGGTCGTGTTCGGAGACTGGAGGGAGTTGGGAGCGGCCACCGACATTTACGAGGCCATCAATGCCAAGGACGTTCAGCGTGTCGCTGAGAAGTACTTCGGCGAGAAGAACCGCACGGTGGTCACGCTCGTGCCGGCGGCGTGA
- a CDS encoding O-antigen ligase family protein has product MSVATYLERVKTNFPSGHTLLKIILPTGLGFLLGAVIMHPHHRTIEILAGFFIAAAAILVKPSRAIAAFVVIFLFPARLSIGTSNTVFMLILFSAWAAQQVIAGKRLSVRTPLDLPILVMAAAYMLSLINVPHGTYGANLRGLSVFFTSVMIYYLIVNLTTDTAAVLRLLFAGAIGAGIIALLGLYEISHPGRQLLPYFLTTRGPSSGVDIVRAGSAFSNVSVLSQYSVFYLLIGALLFGRERSRFLRVLMVLFFAAFLTILVSTAMRGAIIAGALGLAFLVWRSNVAFHRGKIIAAILLCVVVFLIAHQVLSSAGLVPNIWERFGELEHKGGSHVQRAAVMREVFARSLEHPFIGHGPVVSLSRGFIALGSENPHCQYLLYFYTIGLLGLGGFIWLMVSLFRTSSGALRLVSSNKSLMGLMVVLQTFLVVFTIHETVDDYSSSSNYPLFIWYVFGLIVATRNVLVKEAGLRTDVAAPAQK; this is encoded by the coding sequence ATGTCCGTAGCGACTTACCTGGAAAGGGTCAAGACGAACTTCCCCAGCGGCCACACGTTGCTCAAGATCATATTGCCTACGGGGCTGGGATTCTTGCTCGGTGCAGTCATAATGCACCCACACCATCGAACAATAGAGATACTCGCCGGCTTCTTCATCGCCGCCGCCGCAATTCTAGTAAAGCCCTCGCGTGCAATCGCTGCTTTTGTCGTCATTTTTCTCTTTCCCGCTCGCCTATCGATTGGCACGAGCAACACGGTATTCATGTTGATTCTCTTTTCCGCCTGGGCGGCCCAGCAGGTTATCGCAGGGAAGAGACTTTCGGTGAGAACCCCGCTTGACCTACCCATTCTTGTCATGGCCGCGGCGTACATGCTCTCCTTGATAAACGTGCCGCACGGCACGTACGGCGCGAACTTGCGAGGGCTCAGCGTGTTCTTTACTTCGGTGATGATCTATTACCTCATCGTGAATCTCACCACCGACACTGCCGCCGTGCTACGCCTGCTATTCGCCGGGGCAATTGGAGCAGGAATCATCGCTCTCCTCGGCCTGTACGAGATCTCTCACCCCGGCAGGCAACTGCTCCCGTACTTCCTGACGACGCGCGGCCCATCCAGTGGCGTAGACATCGTGAGGGCGGGCTCGGCTTTCAGCAACGTCAGCGTTCTATCACAGTATTCCGTCTTCTATCTATTGATCGGAGCGCTGTTGTTCGGCCGAGAGAGATCGCGTTTTCTGCGCGTCCTTATGGTTCTATTTTTCGCGGCATTCCTTACGATACTCGTTAGTACGGCCATGCGCGGCGCCATCATAGCGGGTGCGCTGGGACTCGCGTTCCTCGTGTGGAGAAGTAACGTGGCCTTTCATAGGGGCAAGATCATAGCCGCCATACTTCTTTGCGTGGTCGTCTTCCTCATAGCCCACCAAGTGCTTTCCTCCGCGGGCTTAGTGCCCAACATCTGGGAGAGGTTCGGTGAGCTTGAGCACAAGGGTGGAAGTCACGTTCAGCGTGCCGCGGTCATGCGCGAGGTCTTCGCCAGATCCTTGGAGCACCCGTTCATCGGCCACGGCCCTGTCGTGTCGTTGTCGAGAGGCTTCATCGCGTTGGGAAGCGAGAACCCTCACTGCCAGTACCTTCTCTACTTCTACACCATCGGACTGCTGGGGCTGGGCGGATTCATATGGCTTATGGTGTCCCTGTTCAGGACTTCCTCGGGAGCTCTTCGGCTGGTGAGCTCAAACAAATCCTTGATGGGTCTGATGGTCGTGCTTCAGACGTTCCTTGTCGTTTTCACGATACACGAGACAGTCGACGACTACTCGAGCTCTTCCAATTACCCGCTCTTTATTTGGTACGTGTTCGGACTAATTGTGGCGACAAGAAACGTGCTGGTGAAAGAGGCCGGCCTTCGGACCGACGTAGCAGCACCGGCGCAGAAATAA
- the ybgF gene encoding tol-pal system protein YbgF, giving the protein MRYCLGFLYLTMALLLVQSGCYGRKLVNVPNTVDQTRGQVEELRKNQEETLRLVRELEARLDENTEFLRQLRADTGSRFEELAQGVGVLGGKVDENAERFSRLSEKVDEVKYSPKAQADTLEASGDTLAIAYPEAAKAYRDAYLDITAGKYELARMGFEEFLKSFPESELADNAQYWIGESYYAQEQYGEAYEAFKKVLDNYPEGDKIPSALLKVAYCSLALDKKEEGRKYLEELISRFPLSEEARLAQEKMESLSGR; this is encoded by the coding sequence ATGAGATACTGTCTGGGATTTCTCTACCTAACGATGGCCCTTCTCCTGGTCCAATCCGGCTGTTACGGAAGAAAACTGGTAAACGTTCCGAACACGGTGGACCAAACCAGGGGACAGGTGGAAGAATTGCGCAAAAATCAGGAGGAGACGCTGCGCCTCGTGCGCGAGCTGGAAGCGCGGCTTGACGAGAACACAGAATTTCTCCGACAACTCAGGGCCGACACAGGAAGCCGCTTCGAGGAGCTGGCGCAGGGAGTGGGAGTCCTTGGGGGAAAGGTGGACGAGAATGCCGAGCGTTTCTCCAGACTCTCTGAGAAAGTGGACGAGGTCAAGTATTCGCCCAAGGCGCAAGCCGACACCCTGGAAGCCTCCGGTGACACTCTTGCCATCGCCTATCCGGAAGCTGCGAAGGCTTACCGGGACGCCTACCTTGACATTACCGCGGGAAAATATGAGCTTGCCCGGATGGGCTTCGAAGAATTCCTGAAGAGCTTTCCCGAGAGCGAGCTTGCTGACAACGCCCAGTATTGGATCGGAGAATCATACTACGCGCAAGAACAGTACGGAGAAGCGTACGAAGCGTTCAAGAAGGTTCTCGACAACTACCCGGAGGGCGACAAGATACCGAGCGCCCTGCTCAAGGTTGCTTATTGTTCTCTTGCTCTCGACAAGAAGGAAGAAGGGCGAAAATATCTGGAGGAGCTGATCTCGAGGTTTCCCTTGAGCGAAGAAGCCAGGCTGGCTCAGGAGAAAATGGAGTCCCTTTCGGGTCGGTGA
- the nadA gene encoding quinolinate synthase NadA yields MEETGSIIPEKYLSLSVEETAGRITRRRKELGHNLVILAHHYQRKELVDLSDFRGDSYGLSRRAAQQEAEFIVFCGVHFMAESADILTRDDQKIYLPNMAAGCPMAEMAQIGDVENAWEGLEEILGPNLVSPIVYVNSNAELKAFCGKRGGAVCTSSNARALIEWGLRQREKVLFFPDEHLGRNTAKRLGIAPGEIALWDPDLPLGGNTAEQIMNARIFLWKGYCHVHTWFSTEHVTAVREAYPQAKIVVHPECRQEVVDMVDGCGSTEFIVNYVSSAPKGSVVVVGTEINLVNRLASENPDKVVFELARSLCPNMFRINSRNLLWTLESLNEVNRVRVDPSLKADARVALERMLRISETRK; encoded by the coding sequence ATGGAAGAAACCGGCAGCATCATCCCGGAAAAGTACTTGAGTCTTTCCGTCGAAGAAACCGCCGGGCGGATCACGCGACGCAGGAAGGAGCTCGGACACAACCTCGTAATCCTGGCTCATCACTACCAGAGGAAGGAGCTGGTCGATCTCTCCGATTTCAGGGGAGATTCGTACGGGCTTTCCAGGCGAGCCGCCCAACAGGAAGCAGAGTTCATTGTCTTTTGCGGCGTCCATTTCATGGCCGAGAGTGCCGACATACTCACCCGGGACGACCAGAAAATCTATCTTCCCAACATGGCCGCAGGCTGCCCGATGGCGGAGATGGCCCAAATCGGAGACGTGGAAAACGCGTGGGAAGGCCTGGAAGAAATCCTGGGTCCGAATCTTGTGTCTCCGATCGTGTATGTGAATTCGAACGCCGAGCTCAAGGCCTTCTGCGGCAAGAGGGGCGGCGCAGTCTGTACGTCTTCGAACGCGAGGGCGCTGATCGAGTGGGGCTTGAGGCAGAGGGAGAAGGTGCTCTTCTTCCCGGACGAGCACCTGGGCCGAAACACGGCGAAGCGCTTGGGAATCGCGCCTGGTGAGATTGCGCTCTGGGACCCCGACCTGCCGCTGGGGGGCAACACCGCCGAGCAGATAATGAATGCGCGCATCTTTCTCTGGAAGGGTTATTGCCACGTGCACACGTGGTTTTCCACCGAACACGTCACAGCAGTGCGCGAAGCGTATCCTCAGGCGAAGATAGTCGTTCACCCCGAATGCCGGCAAGAAGTCGTGGACATGGTGGACGGATGTGGGTCCACCGAGTTTATCGTGAACTATGTCAGTTCCGCGCCGAAGGGATCGGTCGTAGTCGTCGGAACCGAAATAAATCTCGTGAACAGACTCGCCTCAGAGAATCCTGACAAAGTAGTGTTTGAACTCGCAAGGTCTCTCTGTCCGAACATGTTCAGGATAAACTCGAGGAACCTTCTGTGGACTCTCGAGTCCCTCAACGAAGTCAATCGCGTCAGGGTCGATCCTTCGTTGAAGGCGGACGCGAGGGTCGCGTTGGAGAGAATGCTGAGAATTTCAGAAACCAGGAAGTGA
- a CDS encoding pitrilysin family protein yields the protein MFAGVCRRLAILVLVLSFLTSSCALCLAADRPFNLPRTERKVLSNGLVVILMEKRDLPLIDFQLLIPTGSADDPRNKEGLASLTASLLRKGAKGRTAREIADQVDFLGAELSIDTKEDRTVLSLEVMSDDAAFATGLLADMVRNPSFVQEEFDKEKQNVLASLESDKDDLPRYASTGFRRFLLQGHPYAHPADGYSESVARIERSDVEEFHGQAFTPKGAILAVVGDFGAGEVFRLIRRDFSPWKAGARVVKRTLVEPPVRIEGRRICLVDKRDATQTQLRIGNVAFARNSADYFPGLVSNAILGGVFSSRLMTEVRVNRGLTYSIFSRFIPMKEGGVFSINTFTKTETVGEAVSVILEEMDRIVSGGVNEEELEKVKSFLRGQFPLSLEAPEEMADLLLEVEFYGLPADYAARFRQNVDSVTSQNVTEMARRYFETTDLAFLALGNVSEISPQLQTVGKTQTLDMDWKPLGATQ from the coding sequence ATGTTTGCAGGAGTTTGTAGAAGACTCGCGATCCTTGTCTTAGTCTTGAGTTTCTTGACTTCTTCGTGCGCACTTTGTCTTGCCGCCGACAGACCCTTCAACCTGCCTCGCACAGAAAGGAAGGTGCTCTCAAACGGCCTGGTTGTGATTCTCATGGAAAAGCGGGACCTGCCTCTCATCGATTTTCAGCTCCTCATTCCAACGGGCTCCGCTGATGACCCACGTAACAAGGAAGGGCTCGCGAGTCTGACGGCGTCACTCCTCAGGAAGGGCGCGAAGGGACGGACGGCCCGGGAGATCGCCGACCAAGTGGATTTCCTCGGAGCCGAGCTGTCGATTGACACCAAAGAGGACAGGACGGTACTCTCGCTTGAAGTCATGAGCGACGATGCGGCCTTCGCGACGGGACTCCTGGCGGACATGGTCAGGAATCCTTCGTTCGTTCAGGAGGAATTCGACAAGGAAAAACAGAACGTGCTCGCGTCCTTGGAGAGTGACAAAGACGATCTTCCAAGATACGCCAGCACGGGATTCAGACGATTCCTGCTGCAGGGCCATCCCTACGCTCATCCTGCCGACGGTTACAGCGAGTCCGTGGCCCGCATTGAGAGATCCGACGTGGAAGAATTTCACGGGCAGGCCTTCACTCCGAAAGGCGCCATTCTTGCGGTCGTAGGAGACTTTGGCGCGGGAGAAGTGTTTCGACTCATAAGAAGAGACTTCTCCCCCTGGAAGGCCGGCGCCCGCGTGGTCAAGAGGACTCTTGTCGAGCCTCCCGTAAGGATTGAGGGCAGGAGAATATGCTTGGTTGACAAGCGCGACGCCACGCAGACACAACTTAGAATTGGGAATGTCGCGTTCGCCCGCAATAGCGCAGATTATTTTCCTGGTCTCGTCAGCAACGCTATTCTGGGCGGGGTGTTCTCCTCCAGGTTGATGACGGAAGTTCGGGTAAACAGGGGGCTCACTTATTCCATTTTCAGTCGCTTCATTCCCATGAAGGAAGGTGGGGTCTTTTCGATCAATACGTTCACGAAGACAGAGACGGTCGGAGAGGCAGTGAGCGTAATTCTGGAGGAGATGGACAGAATTGTTTCTGGTGGAGTGAATGAGGAAGAGCTTGAGAAGGTAAAGAGCTTCTTGAGGGGCCAATTTCCTCTTTCGCTCGAAGCACCCGAAGAAATGGCCGATCTTCTTCTGGAGGTGGAGTTCTACGGGCTGCCCGCCGACTATGCAGCCCGATTCAGGCAGAATGTGGACTCGGTAACGTCACAGAACGTAACCGAGATGGCTCGTCGTTACTTCGAGACGACCGACCTGGCTTTCCTGGCTCTGGGAAACGTGTCGGAGATTTCGCCTCAGCTTCAAACCGTAGGAAAGACGCAGACCCTGGACATGGATTGGAAACCGCTGGGCGCAACACAGTAA
- the dcd gene encoding dCTP deaminase has product MAVKSDKWIRKMALENAMIVPFEERRVAGGVVSFGLSSYGYDLRIADEFKIFAGTNGAMVDPKDIDPRSFVDFRGDVCVIPPNSFVLGRTVEYLRIPRNVLTICLGKSTYARCGIIVNVTPLEPEWEGHVTLGISNTAHLPARVYANEGIAQVVFLESDEICERSYADKGGAYQRQIGVTPPRVSDR; this is encoded by the coding sequence ATGGCCGTCAAGTCTGACAAGTGGATAAGGAAAATGGCGTTGGAGAACGCCATGATAGTCCCGTTTGAGGAAAGGCGGGTCGCCGGGGGAGTTGTCTCGTTCGGGCTTTCCTCCTACGGCTACGACTTGAGAATAGCGGACGAATTCAAGATCTTCGCCGGCACAAACGGCGCCATGGTTGACCCCAAGGACATTGATCCGCGCTCCTTTGTTGATTTCAGGGGGGACGTTTGTGTCATTCCTCCCAACTCGTTTGTTCTGGGAAGGACCGTTGAGTATTTGAGGATACCCAGAAACGTGTTGACCATCTGCCTCGGCAAGTCCACTTATGCTCGTTGTGGAATAATAGTGAATGTCACTCCGTTGGAACCGGAGTGGGAAGGGCACGTGACCTTGGGGATCTCCAACACGGCTCACTTACCGGCCAGAGTCTACGCCAACGAGGGCATAGCTCAAGTGGTTTTCTTGGAAAGCGATGAGATTTGCGAGCGTTCCTATGCCGACAAAGGCGGAGCTTACCAGAGGCAAATCGGAGTGACGCCTCCCAGAGTCTCCGATCGATAG
- the thyX gene encoding FAD-dependent thymidylate synthase: protein MKVELISATPDAERVIEISARTCYDTTDRMASSDRQVFIRKLFDAGHLSVFEHASATFRIRGISRACSHQLVRHRLASYSQRSQRHVRETQASYVTPPTVERAGERSAGLFRSAMDASWKAYCELMKEGIPREDARYVLPNACTTELVMSANFREWLHVLRERLASDAQWEIRELCRLIHEKLKEIAPSVFTLVEPDSKEVQ from the coding sequence ATGAAGGTCGAGCTCATATCGGCCACTCCCGATGCGGAACGCGTGATAGAGATTTCCGCACGCACGTGCTATGACACGACGGACAGGATGGCGTCTTCCGACAGGCAGGTGTTCATACGAAAGCTGTTTGACGCAGGCCACCTTTCCGTTTTCGAGCACGCGAGTGCCACGTTCAGGATACGAGGCATCAGCAGGGCCTGTTCGCACCAGCTCGTGCGGCATAGGCTTGCGTCGTACTCGCAGAGGAGCCAGAGACACGTGCGCGAGACGCAGGCCTCGTACGTGACGCCTCCGACCGTGGAGCGTGCGGGCGAACGATCGGCCGGTCTATTCCGCAGCGCCATGGACGCTTCGTGGAAGGCATATTGCGAACTCATGAAAGAAGGAATACCGAGAGAAGACGCCCGCTACGTTCTTCCCAACGCGTGTACGACAGAGCTTGTCATGAGCGCCAACTTCAGGGAATGGCTTCACGTGCTCAGAGAGAGGTTGGCTTCCGATGCACAGTGGGAAATAAGAGAACTCTGCCGACTCATCCACGAAAAGCTCAAGGAAATCGCTCCGTCGGTGTTCACGCTCGTCGAACCGGACTCGAAAGAAGTCCAGTGA
- a CDS encoding aldehyde dehydrogenase family protein, with protein MKKEWSFLLGGKWVATDDILEVRSPYDGLLVARVSRASSVHMEEAASLAAKAFNVTRTLTCHERSTILEAVSATIARRAEELANVLSLEAAKTIRDARVEVARASNTFKVASEEAKRIGGEYISLDWIQGSRGRFGITRRFPLGPVLGITPFNFPLNLVAHKVAPAIAAGNPVVLKPASSTPLCSLALGEILLEAGLPPEAVSVLPSRAALAETMVSDERFKLFSFTGSADVGWRLKGLAGKKRVTLELGGNAAAIVDEDAPIETTSDKCVRGAFANAGQICISIQRIYVHKNVYEPFIQTLVTKTKNLVLGDPLDERTDVGPLIDASAAEKTDVWVADALAGGARALTGAARRGTLYEPTILVDAKPSMRVSCCEVFAPVVVVDRFSNIQEAIEKTNDSTFGLQAGIFTQRIDAAVAAFELLEVGGVVLNDVPTYRIDHMPYGGVKDSGFGREGLKYAIEEMTELKLLAINSKG; from the coding sequence ATGAAGAAAGAGTGGTCGTTCCTACTCGGTGGGAAATGGGTCGCTACCGACGATATTCTTGAGGTCAGATCTCCGTACGACGGCCTCCTGGTTGCCCGGGTGTCGCGCGCCTCTTCTGTCCACATGGAGGAAGCCGCTTCGCTGGCCGCGAAAGCCTTCAACGTCACTCGAACGCTGACCTGCCACGAGCGCTCGACGATACTTGAAGCCGTGAGCGCAACGATAGCTCGCAGAGCCGAGGAGCTTGCGAACGTGCTGAGTCTCGAGGCCGCAAAGACCATCAGGGACGCCAGAGTGGAGGTCGCTCGCGCGTCGAACACGTTCAAGGTGGCCTCAGAAGAGGCAAAGCGAATCGGCGGCGAGTACATCTCCCTGGATTGGATTCAGGGTTCGAGAGGTCGCTTCGGCATTACCAGAAGATTCCCTTTGGGGCCGGTGCTGGGCATAACGCCCTTCAATTTTCCTCTCAATCTTGTTGCGCACAAGGTCGCACCCGCCATCGCGGCAGGCAATCCGGTCGTCTTGAAGCCTGCGTCTTCCACACCCCTTTGTTCGTTGGCGCTCGGGGAAATCCTGCTTGAGGCCGGGTTGCCTCCCGAGGCTGTGAGCGTGCTTCCATCCAGGGCCGCTCTCGCCGAAACCATGGTGAGCGATGAACGCTTCAAGCTTTTCTCCTTCACTGGCAGTGCCGATGTCGGGTGGAGGCTCAAGGGTCTTGCCGGAAAGAAACGAGTCACTCTGGAGCTCGGGGGTAACGCGGCCGCCATCGTGGACGAAGATGCTCCGATCGAGACGACCTCCGACAAGTGCGTGAGGGGCGCCTTCGCAAACGCCGGGCAGATCTGCATCTCTATCCAGCGCATATACGTTCACAAGAATGTGTACGAGCCTTTCATCCAGACGCTCGTCACGAAAACTAAGAATCTTGTGCTTGGCGACCCGCTTGACGAGCGTACGGACGTCGGCCCTCTTATCGACGCCTCGGCGGCCGAGAAGACCGACGTGTGGGTTGCGGACGCGCTGGCGGGAGGGGCGAGGGCTCTCACCGGTGCGGCCAGACGTGGGACTCTATACGAGCCGACAATACTTGTGGATGCGAAGCCGAGCATGAGGGTGAGTTGCTGCGAGGTGTTTGCCCCCGTGGTGGTGGTAGACAGATTCTCCAACATCCAAGAGGCGATCGAAAAGACCAACGACTCGACATTCGGTCTTCAGGCCGGCATATTCACACAGAGGATCGACGCCGCCGTAGCAGCATTTGAGCTCCTTGAAGTTGGCGGCGTCGTGCTGAACGACGTCCCGACGTACAGGATTGACCACATGCCGTACGGGGGAGTGAAAGACTCCGGATTCGGTCGCGAAGGGCTCAAGTATGCCATAGAGGAAATGACCGAGCTCAAGCTTCTTGCGATAAACTCCAAAGGCTAG
- a CDS encoding AMP-binding protein yields MNRFYNLLPQFGKELSVSAVAATKHYKKYGRYFRTQFDYLLSSTKEQQENRAKEELEQFLKSLKGKIPLYHIPEDLSLNGLPIIARAQVLENYDALLLESPYKVVRTSGTTGRSLAVPYNQRVYQHEYAFWWAYRGMRNVKQGDRIATFAGHKVVYIDRKKPPFWVLNRYENQLIFSSYHLSRENLKYYVEKLSQFKPALIHGYPSSIYLVAKHIRENRCVLGFAPKMIMSASETLLDFQRTAIEEAFSCKVHVWYGNTECCGHITECDLGRLHTQPLHSAVRVVDKEGRDVAPGEEGSLVATNFTNTCFPLINYDTRDRVVLSKNQTCDCGRPGIMLDAIIGRPFDQYVLTRDGRWVGRLDHLFKNADHVSNAQLEQSKIGELVVRIERQAGYTRSIENTIRTEAGKRLGKDTVILFDYVDEIPKDKNGKFSFVIQKLPVSL; encoded by the coding sequence ATGAACAGATTCTATAACCTATTGCCTCAGTTTGGAAAGGAACTCTCCGTTTCCGCAGTGGCGGCGACCAAGCACTACAAGAAGTACGGCAGATATTTCAGGACGCAGTTTGACTACCTGCTGTCGTCCACAAAGGAGCAACAGGAAAACCGCGCAAAGGAGGAACTGGAGCAGTTCCTCAAGTCGTTGAAGGGCAAGATACCTCTATATCATATCCCGGAAGACCTCTCGCTCAACGGGCTGCCGATCATTGCAAGAGCTCAGGTTCTGGAGAATTATGATGCCTTGCTTCTCGAGTCCCCCTACAAGGTCGTGAGGACGAGCGGAACCACGGGCCGGTCGCTGGCGGTGCCCTACAACCAGAGGGTGTACCAGCATGAATATGCCTTTTGGTGGGCATACAGAGGCATGAGAAACGTTAAGCAGGGAGACAGAATTGCGACCTTCGCAGGTCACAAAGTCGTTTACATTGACCGCAAGAAGCCGCCCTTCTGGGTGCTCAATCGTTACGAGAATCAGTTGATTTTCTCTTCCTACCATCTTTCCAGAGAAAACCTGAAATACTACGTGGAGAAGCTGTCACAATTCAAGCCCGCCCTGATTCACGGATATCCTTCCAGCATCTACCTCGTGGCGAAACACATCAGAGAAAACCGGTGTGTGCTCGGATTTGCTCCGAAGATGATCATGAGTGCCTCCGAGACGCTGTTGGACTTTCAAAGAACTGCCATCGAAGAGGCGTTTTCCTGCAAGGTGCACGTCTGGTACGGGAATACCGAGTGTTGCGGCCACATCACAGAGTGTGACCTCGGCAGACTGCATACCCAGCCGCTCCACAGTGCAGTCAGGGTGGTTGACAAGGAAGGTCGTGACGTCGCACCGGGCGAGGAAGGTAGCCTTGTGGCGACAAACTTCACCAACACGTGTTTTCCGTTGATAAACTACGACACAAGAGATCGCGTCGTTCTCAGCAAGAATCAGACGTGTGACTGCGGACGGCCCGGGATCATGCTGGACGCCATCATAGGTCGCCCGTTCGACCAATATGTCCTCACCCGAGACGGGCGTTGGGTGGGACGGTTGGATCATCTGTTCAAGAACGCGGACCACGTCTCCAACGCGCAACTGGAGCAATCCAAGATCGGCGAGTTGGTTGTCCGCATTGAAAGACAGGCGGGCTACACGCGGAGCATCGAGAATACCATCAGAACAGAGGCGGGCAAGCGCCTCGGAAAAGACACGGTCATCCTGTTTGATTACGTCGACGAAATACCGAAAGACAAGAACGGGAAATTCAGTTTCGTCATTCAGAAGCTGCCAGTTTCTCTCTGA